A single window of Mangifera indica cultivar Alphonso chromosome 18, CATAS_Mindica_2.1, whole genome shotgun sequence DNA harbors:
- the LOC123201518 gene encoding bromodomain and WD repeat-containing protein 1-like isoform X2: MIYIFFLDIRSTIKWPIYPWMPEKHTLEVILDILQRDTHEIFAEPVDPEEVEDYCEIIKEPMDFSTMRAKLHEGMYTSLEQFEHDALLISRNAMQFNSSTTIYFRQAHAIHKLSKRVFRAAKTNPKNFESEFSEAGRRTVRRLQSEAGSPIIYSSSPRLATNLRSHSTTVNNSSKIVSNSLSGSSNLKRSSQGNSGCSGAATSVIERNLEKLAGAKDSRRTNFSGVDRCSTYNTCTPSPNENDSVVSIAHDNSKALQHVNQQDIGFTESLVLFVKDLGLTAQMIARQKLHGLSTASFRIPNSNCWLQTPGCQNPPSFASAQQRPTTLDTTFSSLTSHNQSDHRQGQRTFPGNSNDQIGLCDIDKGGKAFTGDRLDTHSPSAEAEPNIEQRKIPSAFGRIFCTGSAINTVGVLGSSEVHKGENSGIKLSSNSALLAARDLNFSLLKDGVLKDTGDKSLIISDENNFSNQPWSILHQTCPVSPC; encoded by the exons atgatatatatcttctTTCTTGACATCAGATCCACCATCAAGTGGCCCATCTACCCATGGATGCCAGAAAAACACACACTTGAGGTTATCCTTGACATACTACAGAG AGACACCCATGAAATATTTGCTGAACCAGTTGACCCCGAAGAG GTGGAGGATTATTGTGAAATCATCAAGGAACCTATGGATTTTAGCACCATGAGAGCTAAACTTCATGAAGGGATGTATACAAGTCTCGAACAATTTGAG CACGATGCACTTCTGATATCTAGAAATGCTATGCAATTTAATTCATCAACCACCATTTATTTCAGACAG GCTCACGCAATACACAAATTAAGTAAAAGAGTTTTTCGTGCTGCTAAAACAAACCCAAAGAATTTTGAATCGGAGTTCTCAGAAGCAGGACGAAGGACTGTTAGAAGGCTGCAAAGTGAAGCCGGAAGTCCAATTATTTATAGCTCAAGTCCAAGGCTTGCTACAAATTTGAGATCCCATAGCACAACTGTtaataattcatcaaaaattgTTTCTAATTCATTGAGTGGTTCATCAAATCTCAAGAGAAGTAGTCAAGGAAACTCGGGGTGCTCTGGTGCTGCAACTTCTGTTATTGAAAGAAATCTCGAAAAGCTGGCTg GTGCTAAAGACAGTAGAAGAACTAACTTTTCTGGGGTAGATCGATGTTCTACATATAATACCTGCACACCTTCCCCGAATGAGAATGATTCAGTTGTGTCAATAGCACATGATAATTCGAAAGCTCTACAGCAT GTAAATCAGCAGGATATTGGTTTTACAGAAAGCTTAGTGCTGTTTGTTAAAGACTTAGGACTAACGGCCCAAATGATTGCCAGACAGAAGTTACATGGATTGTCCACTGCCAGTTTTCGGATTCCAAATTCTAACTGTTGGCTTCAGACTCCAGGTTGTCAAAATCCTCCTTCATTTGCTTCAGCACAACAGAGACCTACTACTCTGGACACAACCTTCAGTTCTTTGACATCTCATAATCAATCTGATCACCGTCAAGGACAACGAACTTTTCCTGGAAACAGCAATGACCAAATTGGCCTGTGTGATATTGATAAAGGAGGGAAAGCTTTTACTGGTGACAGATTGGATACACATTCCCCTTCTGCAGAAGCGGAACCCAACATTGAGCAGAGGAAAATTCCTAGTGCGTTTGGAAGGATCTTTTGCACCGGCAGTGCAATAAACACTGTAGGTGTTTTAGGGAGCAGCGAGGTTCATAAGGGTGAAAATAGTGGGATtaaattgagctcaaactctGCTTTGCTTGCTGCTAGAGATTTGAATTTCTCACTTTTAAAAGACGGAGTGTTAAAAGACACAGGCGATAAATCATTGATCATATCAGACGAGAACAACTTTAGTAATCAACCATGGAGTATTCTCCATCAGACATGTCCAGTTTCACCCTGCTAA
- the LOC123201518 gene encoding bromodomain and WD repeat-containing protein 1-like isoform X1, translated as MIYIFFLDIRSTIKWPIYPWMPEKHTLEVILDILQRRDTHEIFAEPVDPEEVEDYCEIIKEPMDFSTMRAKLHEGMYTSLEQFEHDALLISRNAMQFNSSTTIYFRQAHAIHKLSKRVFRAAKTNPKNFESEFSEAGRRTVRRLQSEAGSPIIYSSSPRLATNLRSHSTTVNNSSKIVSNSLSGSSNLKRSSQGNSGCSGAATSVIERNLEKLAGAKDSRRTNFSGVDRCSTYNTCTPSPNENDSVVSIAHDNSKALQHVNQQDIGFTESLVLFVKDLGLTAQMIARQKLHGLSTASFRIPNSNCWLQTPGCQNPPSFASAQQRPTTLDTTFSSLTSHNQSDHRQGQRTFPGNSNDQIGLCDIDKGGKAFTGDRLDTHSPSAEAEPNIEQRKIPSAFGRIFCTGSAINTVGVLGSSEVHKGENSGIKLSSNSALLAARDLNFSLLKDGVLKDTGDKSLIISDENNFSNQPWSILHQTCPVSPC; from the exons atgatatatatcttctTTCTTGACATCAGATCCACCATCAAGTGGCCCATCTACCCATGGATGCCAGAAAAACACACACTTGAGGTTATCCTTGACATACTACAGAG GAGAGACACCCATGAAATATTTGCTGAACCAGTTGACCCCGAAGAG GTGGAGGATTATTGTGAAATCATCAAGGAACCTATGGATTTTAGCACCATGAGAGCTAAACTTCATGAAGGGATGTATACAAGTCTCGAACAATTTGAG CACGATGCACTTCTGATATCTAGAAATGCTATGCAATTTAATTCATCAACCACCATTTATTTCAGACAG GCTCACGCAATACACAAATTAAGTAAAAGAGTTTTTCGTGCTGCTAAAACAAACCCAAAGAATTTTGAATCGGAGTTCTCAGAAGCAGGACGAAGGACTGTTAGAAGGCTGCAAAGTGAAGCCGGAAGTCCAATTATTTATAGCTCAAGTCCAAGGCTTGCTACAAATTTGAGATCCCATAGCACAACTGTtaataattcatcaaaaattgTTTCTAATTCATTGAGTGGTTCATCAAATCTCAAGAGAAGTAGTCAAGGAAACTCGGGGTGCTCTGGTGCTGCAACTTCTGTTATTGAAAGAAATCTCGAAAAGCTGGCTg GTGCTAAAGACAGTAGAAGAACTAACTTTTCTGGGGTAGATCGATGTTCTACATATAATACCTGCACACCTTCCCCGAATGAGAATGATTCAGTTGTGTCAATAGCACATGATAATTCGAAAGCTCTACAGCAT GTAAATCAGCAGGATATTGGTTTTACAGAAAGCTTAGTGCTGTTTGTTAAAGACTTAGGACTAACGGCCCAAATGATTGCCAGACAGAAGTTACATGGATTGTCCACTGCCAGTTTTCGGATTCCAAATTCTAACTGTTGGCTTCAGACTCCAGGTTGTCAAAATCCTCCTTCATTTGCTTCAGCACAACAGAGACCTACTACTCTGGACACAACCTTCAGTTCTTTGACATCTCATAATCAATCTGATCACCGTCAAGGACAACGAACTTTTCCTGGAAACAGCAATGACCAAATTGGCCTGTGTGATATTGATAAAGGAGGGAAAGCTTTTACTGGTGACAGATTGGATACACATTCCCCTTCTGCAGAAGCGGAACCCAACATTGAGCAGAGGAAAATTCCTAGTGCGTTTGGAAGGATCTTTTGCACCGGCAGTGCAATAAACACTGTAGGTGTTTTAGGGAGCAGCGAGGTTCATAAGGGTGAAAATAGTGGGATtaaattgagctcaaactctGCTTTGCTTGCTGCTAGAGATTTGAATTTCTCACTTTTAAAAGACGGAGTGTTAAAAGACACAGGCGATAAATCATTGATCATATCAGACGAGAACAACTTTAGTAATCAACCATGGAGTATTCTCCATCAGACATGTCCAGTTTCACCCTGCTAA
- the LOC123201518 gene encoding bromodomain and WD repeat-containing protein 1-like isoform X4: protein MPEKHTLEVILDILQRDTHEIFAEPVDPEEVEDYCEIIKEPMDFSTMRAKLHEGMYTSLEQFEHDALLISRNAMQFNSSTTIYFRQAHAIHKLSKRVFRAAKTNPKNFESEFSEAGRRTVRRLQSEAGSPIIYSSSPRLATNLRSHSTTVNNSSKIVSNSLSGSSNLKRSSQGNSGCSGAATSVIERNLEKLAGAKDSRRTNFSGVDRCSTYNTCTPSPNENDSVVSIAHDNSKALQHVNQQDIGFTESLVLFVKDLGLTAQMIARQKLHGLSTASFRIPNSNCWLQTPGCQNPPSFASAQQRPTTLDTTFSSLTSHNQSDHRQGQRTFPGNSNDQIGLCDIDKGGKAFTGDRLDTHSPSAEAEPNIEQRKIPSAFGRIFCTGSAINTVGVLGSSEVHKGENSGIKLSSNSALLAARDLNFSLLKDGVLKDTGDKSLIISDENNFSNQPWSILHQTCPVSPC from the exons ATGCCAGAAAAACACACACTTGAGGTTATCCTTGACATACTACAGAG AGACACCCATGAAATATTTGCTGAACCAGTTGACCCCGAAGAG GTGGAGGATTATTGTGAAATCATCAAGGAACCTATGGATTTTAGCACCATGAGAGCTAAACTTCATGAAGGGATGTATACAAGTCTCGAACAATTTGAG CACGATGCACTTCTGATATCTAGAAATGCTATGCAATTTAATTCATCAACCACCATTTATTTCAGACAG GCTCACGCAATACACAAATTAAGTAAAAGAGTTTTTCGTGCTGCTAAAACAAACCCAAAGAATTTTGAATCGGAGTTCTCAGAAGCAGGACGAAGGACTGTTAGAAGGCTGCAAAGTGAAGCCGGAAGTCCAATTATTTATAGCTCAAGTCCAAGGCTTGCTACAAATTTGAGATCCCATAGCACAACTGTtaataattcatcaaaaattgTTTCTAATTCATTGAGTGGTTCATCAAATCTCAAGAGAAGTAGTCAAGGAAACTCGGGGTGCTCTGGTGCTGCAACTTCTGTTATTGAAAGAAATCTCGAAAAGCTGGCTg GTGCTAAAGACAGTAGAAGAACTAACTTTTCTGGGGTAGATCGATGTTCTACATATAATACCTGCACACCTTCCCCGAATGAGAATGATTCAGTTGTGTCAATAGCACATGATAATTCGAAAGCTCTACAGCAT GTAAATCAGCAGGATATTGGTTTTACAGAAAGCTTAGTGCTGTTTGTTAAAGACTTAGGACTAACGGCCCAAATGATTGCCAGACAGAAGTTACATGGATTGTCCACTGCCAGTTTTCGGATTCCAAATTCTAACTGTTGGCTTCAGACTCCAGGTTGTCAAAATCCTCCTTCATTTGCTTCAGCACAACAGAGACCTACTACTCTGGACACAACCTTCAGTTCTTTGACATCTCATAATCAATCTGATCACCGTCAAGGACAACGAACTTTTCCTGGAAACAGCAATGACCAAATTGGCCTGTGTGATATTGATAAAGGAGGGAAAGCTTTTACTGGTGACAGATTGGATACACATTCCCCTTCTGCAGAAGCGGAACCCAACATTGAGCAGAGGAAAATTCCTAGTGCGTTTGGAAGGATCTTTTGCACCGGCAGTGCAATAAACACTGTAGGTGTTTTAGGGAGCAGCGAGGTTCATAAGGGTGAAAATAGTGGGATtaaattgagctcaaactctGCTTTGCTTGCTGCTAGAGATTTGAATTTCTCACTTTTAAAAGACGGAGTGTTAAAAGACACAGGCGATAAATCATTGATCATATCAGACGAGAACAACTTTAGTAATCAACCATGGAGTATTCTCCATCAGACATGTCCAGTTTCACCCTGCTAA
- the LOC123201518 gene encoding bromodomain and WD repeat-containing protein 1-like isoform X3, with product MPEKHTLEVILDILQRRDTHEIFAEPVDPEEVEDYCEIIKEPMDFSTMRAKLHEGMYTSLEQFEHDALLISRNAMQFNSSTTIYFRQAHAIHKLSKRVFRAAKTNPKNFESEFSEAGRRTVRRLQSEAGSPIIYSSSPRLATNLRSHSTTVNNSSKIVSNSLSGSSNLKRSSQGNSGCSGAATSVIERNLEKLAGAKDSRRTNFSGVDRCSTYNTCTPSPNENDSVVSIAHDNSKALQHVNQQDIGFTESLVLFVKDLGLTAQMIARQKLHGLSTASFRIPNSNCWLQTPGCQNPPSFASAQQRPTTLDTTFSSLTSHNQSDHRQGQRTFPGNSNDQIGLCDIDKGGKAFTGDRLDTHSPSAEAEPNIEQRKIPSAFGRIFCTGSAINTVGVLGSSEVHKGENSGIKLSSNSALLAARDLNFSLLKDGVLKDTGDKSLIISDENNFSNQPWSILHQTCPVSPC from the exons ATGCCAGAAAAACACACACTTGAGGTTATCCTTGACATACTACAGAG GAGAGACACCCATGAAATATTTGCTGAACCAGTTGACCCCGAAGAG GTGGAGGATTATTGTGAAATCATCAAGGAACCTATGGATTTTAGCACCATGAGAGCTAAACTTCATGAAGGGATGTATACAAGTCTCGAACAATTTGAG CACGATGCACTTCTGATATCTAGAAATGCTATGCAATTTAATTCATCAACCACCATTTATTTCAGACAG GCTCACGCAATACACAAATTAAGTAAAAGAGTTTTTCGTGCTGCTAAAACAAACCCAAAGAATTTTGAATCGGAGTTCTCAGAAGCAGGACGAAGGACTGTTAGAAGGCTGCAAAGTGAAGCCGGAAGTCCAATTATTTATAGCTCAAGTCCAAGGCTTGCTACAAATTTGAGATCCCATAGCACAACTGTtaataattcatcaaaaattgTTTCTAATTCATTGAGTGGTTCATCAAATCTCAAGAGAAGTAGTCAAGGAAACTCGGGGTGCTCTGGTGCTGCAACTTCTGTTATTGAAAGAAATCTCGAAAAGCTGGCTg GTGCTAAAGACAGTAGAAGAACTAACTTTTCTGGGGTAGATCGATGTTCTACATATAATACCTGCACACCTTCCCCGAATGAGAATGATTCAGTTGTGTCAATAGCACATGATAATTCGAAAGCTCTACAGCAT GTAAATCAGCAGGATATTGGTTTTACAGAAAGCTTAGTGCTGTTTGTTAAAGACTTAGGACTAACGGCCCAAATGATTGCCAGACAGAAGTTACATGGATTGTCCACTGCCAGTTTTCGGATTCCAAATTCTAACTGTTGGCTTCAGACTCCAGGTTGTCAAAATCCTCCTTCATTTGCTTCAGCACAACAGAGACCTACTACTCTGGACACAACCTTCAGTTCTTTGACATCTCATAATCAATCTGATCACCGTCAAGGACAACGAACTTTTCCTGGAAACAGCAATGACCAAATTGGCCTGTGTGATATTGATAAAGGAGGGAAAGCTTTTACTGGTGACAGATTGGATACACATTCCCCTTCTGCAGAAGCGGAACCCAACATTGAGCAGAGGAAAATTCCTAGTGCGTTTGGAAGGATCTTTTGCACCGGCAGTGCAATAAACACTGTAGGTGTTTTAGGGAGCAGCGAGGTTCATAAGGGTGAAAATAGTGGGATtaaattgagctcaaactctGCTTTGCTTGCTGCTAGAGATTTGAATTTCTCACTTTTAAAAGACGGAGTGTTAAAAGACACAGGCGATAAATCATTGATCATATCAGACGAGAACAACTTTAGTAATCAACCATGGAGTATTCTCCATCAGACATGTCCAGTTTCACCCTGCTAA
- the LOC123201518 gene encoding uncharacterized protein LOC123201518 isoform X5 codes for MDFSTMRAKLHEGMYTSLEQFEHDALLISRNAMQFNSSTTIYFRQAHAIHKLSKRVFRAAKTNPKNFESEFSEAGRRTVRRLQSEAGSPIIYSSSPRLATNLRSHSTTVNNSSKIVSNSLSGSSNLKRSSQGNSGCSGAATSVIERNLEKLAGAKDSRRTNFSGVDRCSTYNTCTPSPNENDSVVSIAHDNSKALQHVNQQDIGFTESLVLFVKDLGLTAQMIARQKLHGLSTASFRIPNSNCWLQTPGCQNPPSFASAQQRPTTLDTTFSSLTSHNQSDHRQGQRTFPGNSNDQIGLCDIDKGGKAFTGDRLDTHSPSAEAEPNIEQRKIPSAFGRIFCTGSAINTVGVLGSSEVHKGENSGIKLSSNSALLAARDLNFSLLKDGVLKDTGDKSLIISDENNFSNQPWSILHQTCPVSPC; via the exons ATGGATTTTAGCACCATGAGAGCTAAACTTCATGAAGGGATGTATACAAGTCTCGAACAATTTGAG CACGATGCACTTCTGATATCTAGAAATGCTATGCAATTTAATTCATCAACCACCATTTATTTCAGACAG GCTCACGCAATACACAAATTAAGTAAAAGAGTTTTTCGTGCTGCTAAAACAAACCCAAAGAATTTTGAATCGGAGTTCTCAGAAGCAGGACGAAGGACTGTTAGAAGGCTGCAAAGTGAAGCCGGAAGTCCAATTATTTATAGCTCAAGTCCAAGGCTTGCTACAAATTTGAGATCCCATAGCACAACTGTtaataattcatcaaaaattgTTTCTAATTCATTGAGTGGTTCATCAAATCTCAAGAGAAGTAGTCAAGGAAACTCGGGGTGCTCTGGTGCTGCAACTTCTGTTATTGAAAGAAATCTCGAAAAGCTGGCTg GTGCTAAAGACAGTAGAAGAACTAACTTTTCTGGGGTAGATCGATGTTCTACATATAATACCTGCACACCTTCCCCGAATGAGAATGATTCAGTTGTGTCAATAGCACATGATAATTCGAAAGCTCTACAGCAT GTAAATCAGCAGGATATTGGTTTTACAGAAAGCTTAGTGCTGTTTGTTAAAGACTTAGGACTAACGGCCCAAATGATTGCCAGACAGAAGTTACATGGATTGTCCACTGCCAGTTTTCGGATTCCAAATTCTAACTGTTGGCTTCAGACTCCAGGTTGTCAAAATCCTCCTTCATTTGCTTCAGCACAACAGAGACCTACTACTCTGGACACAACCTTCAGTTCTTTGACATCTCATAATCAATCTGATCACCGTCAAGGACAACGAACTTTTCCTGGAAACAGCAATGACCAAATTGGCCTGTGTGATATTGATAAAGGAGGGAAAGCTTTTACTGGTGACAGATTGGATACACATTCCCCTTCTGCAGAAGCGGAACCCAACATTGAGCAGAGGAAAATTCCTAGTGCGTTTGGAAGGATCTTTTGCACCGGCAGTGCAATAAACACTGTAGGTGTTTTAGGGAGCAGCGAGGTTCATAAGGGTGAAAATAGTGGGATtaaattgagctcaaactctGCTTTGCTTGCTGCTAGAGATTTGAATTTCTCACTTTTAAAAGACGGAGTGTTAAAAGACACAGGCGATAAATCATTGATCATATCAGACGAGAACAACTTTAGTAATCAACCATGGAGTATTCTCCATCAGACATGTCCAGTTTCACCCTGCTAA
- the LOC123202391 gene encoding uncharacterized protein LOC123202391 translates to MAYRRRHGITKSSTFKEEIYHPPDNNNINSNGENIIKASLPTLKTSYSFSPSSATQSLAAQVSPASAAHRDSSPSSAHPLFPSETQEPKSFTAHEDVSARDDSKGFWGVLARKAKSILEDEELSPQSGSPAKSRWQMSETSAGVQSQQPFQSSAGTGNWDNPRLQGGLDRIASSLNQTGDTFEKPSEEGRTIAENKTADVTQETGKLHIRQKGSTNEEQNRAPAANSTWQPVMQTTQSQNQTSQETKLKASRDVAMATAAKAKLLLREIKTVKADLAFAKQRCTQLEDENKLLRESRERGQNPADDDLVRLQLETLLAEKARLANENSIYDRENQFLREIVEYHQLTEQDIVYLDEGSEEVTEVYPNVFSDSQLEELTEEIFPVLSEGRDETSQNDVPTNLLPSTTEVPEENGAKKPSKSSV, encoded by the exons ATGGCATACAGGAGAAGACATGGAATAACGAAATCATCCACTTTCAAAGAGGAGATTTATCATCCACCagacaacaacaacatcaatagTAAcggtgaaaatattattaaggcATCACTTCCAACCTTGAAAACTTCTTATTCGTTTTCACCATCATCAGCAACACAATCCTTAGCGGCTCAGGTGAGCCCTGCATCAGCCGCTCATCGTGATTCATCTCCTTCTTCTGCACACCCTCTTTTCCCATCTGAGACTCAAGAACCCAAG AGTTTTACTGCCCATGAGGATGTATCGGCAAGAGATGACTCCAAAGGATTTTGGGGGGTTCTAGCCCGGAAAGCCAAATCAATTCTCGAGGATGAAGAGTTATCACCGCAATCTGGATCCCCGGCAAAGTCTAGGTGGCAGATGTCCGAGACCTCAGCAGGTGTCCAG TCCCAGCAACCATTCCAATCATCCGCCGGCACTGGAAATTGGGACAATCCTAGACTGCAGGGGGGCTTGGATAGAATTGCATCTTCCCTTAATCAAACTGGTGACACCTTTGAAAAGCCTTCTGAG GAAGGTCGAACGATTGCGGAAAATAAAACTGCAGATGTTACTCAAGAAACCGGTAAGCTTCATATTAGGCAAAAAGGAAGCACCAATGAGGAGCAAAATCGAGCTCCTGCTGCAAATAGCACATGGCAGCCTGTAATGCAAACAACACAGTCACAGAATCAAACTTCCCAGGAAACAAAACTCAAGGCATCTCGCGAC GTTGCAATGGCGACAGCTGCAAAAGCGAAACTTCTTCTTCGGGAGATAAAAACTGTTAAAGCAGATCTGGCTTTTGCAAAGCAAAGATGTACTCAACTGGAAGATGAGAATAAACTCCTTCGCGAGAGTCGTGAGAGGGGGCAAAACCCTGCAGATGATGATTTG GTTCGCCTGCAACTCGAAACTCTTTTGGCTGAGAAGGCTCGACTGGCAAATGAGAACTCGATATATGACCGCGAGAACCAGTTCCTTAGGGAGATTGTTGAATACCACCAACTCACAGAGCAGGATATTGTGTATTTGGATGAGGGCAGTGAAGAAGTGACAGAAGTTTACCCCAACGTGTTCTCTGATTCCCAACTTGAAGAATTGACAGAGGAAATCTTTCCAGTCCTATCAGAAGGAAGAGATGAAACTTCACAAAATGATGTCCCAACAAATCTACTACCTAGTACCACCGAGGTACCTGAAGAAAATGGTGCAAAAAAACCCTCCAAATCATCTGtttga
- the LOC123202214 gene encoding RING finger and transmembrane domain-containing protein 2-like → MEASGTNPDAYRSSSGTSSNSRRYGMFSASNIIQAPISTLLEYSGLLRTRANHQESESLINAGFSSSHISNHNRVDDSAVNSANNGEVSIRIIGAGEHEHERGGSAGLVVGQVREVSSQGEMPSVSLAADNQGEGISDRGELAGEGASQSSNGNVDAETGEGAGVNGRDSSYQRYDIQQAARWIEQVLPFSLLLLVVFIRQHLQGFFVTIWIAAVMFKSNDILRKQTALKGERKVSVLIGISIAFILHVLGVYWWYRNDDLLYPLVMLPPKSIPPFWHAIFIIIVNDTLVRQAAMVFKCFLLMYYKNSRGRNYRKQGQLLTLVEYLILLYRALLPTPVWYCFFLNKEYGSLFSSLMTGLYLTFKLTSVVEKVQSFFAALKALSRKEIHYGAYATSEQVNAAGDLCAICQEKMHAPILLRCKHIFCEDCVSEWFERERTCPLCRALVKPADLRSFGDGSTSLFFQIF, encoded by the exons ATGGAAGCGTCTGGTACCAATCCTGACGCGTATAGAAGTTCTTCTGGAACGAGTAGTAATTCACGAAGATATGGAATGTTTTCGGCTTCAAATATAATTCAGGCGCCAATATCCACCTTATTGGAGTACTCCGGTCTTTTGAGAACGAGGGCGAATCATCAGGAATCAGAGTCATTGATTAATGCGGGTTTTTCATCTTCTCACATTAGTAATCATAATCGGGTTGATGATTCTGCTGTAAACAGTGCTAATAATGGAGAGGTTTCTATTCGGATAATTGGCGCTGGGGAGCATGAACATGAGAGGGGAGGGTCTGCCGGATTGGTGGTTGGGCAGGTGAGGGAAGTGAGTAGTCAGGGTGAAATGCCATCTGTGTCTTTGGCAGCTGATAATCAGGGAGAAGGTATAAGTGATCGAGGGGAGCTGGCTGGAGAAGGTGCTTCACAGTCTTCTAATGGAAATGTTGATGCAGAAACTGGGGAAGGGGCCGGGGTTAATGGTAGGGACTCATCTTATCAGAGATATGATATTCAGCAGGCTGCTAGGTGGATTGAACAAGTTCTTCCTTTCTCTTTGCTTCTTCTGGTCGTCTTCATTCGCCAGCATTTGCAAG GTTTCTTTGTTACTATTTGGATTGCTGCTGTGATGTTCAAGTCAAATGACATTCTACGGAAACAAACAGCTTTGAAG GGAGAGAGAAAGGTTTCTGTACTGATTGGCATCTCGATTGCATTCATACTTCATGTGCTTGGTGTTTACTGGTGGTATAGGAATGATGATCTTCTCTACCCATTGGTCATGCTTCCTCCCAAATCCATTCCACCTTTCTGGCATGCTATTTTCATCATCATAGTGAATG ATACTTTGGTCCGGCAGGCAGCAATGGTTTTCAAGTGCTTTCTGTTAATGTATTACAAGAACAGTAGAGGCCGAAATTATCGGAAGCAG gGTCAGTTGTTAACTTTGGTTGAATACCTGATACTGCTGTATCGTGCCTTGTTGCCAACGCCTGTATGGTATTGTTTCTTCTTGAACAAAGAATATGGTAGCCTCTTCTCATCATTAATGACAGGGCTGTACTTGACTTTTAAGCTTACATCTGTAGTTGAGAAG GTGCAATCCTTCTTTGCTGCACTGAAGGCATTGTCACGTAAAGAGATTCATTATGGGGCTTATGCAACGTCAGAGCAG GTAAATGCAGCTGGGGATCTGTGTGCTATCTGCCAGGAAAAGATGCATGCTCCTATTCTACTTCGTTGTAAACATATATTTTGCGAAGACTGTGTCTCTGAATG GTTTGAACGGGAAAGGACTTGCCCGTTGTGCAGGGCGTTAGTGAAGCCTGCGGATCTTAGATCATTTGGCGATGGATCAACTAGTTTGTTTTTCCAGATATTCTAA